In Lates calcarifer isolate ASB-BC8 unplaced genomic scaffold, TLL_Latcal_v3 _unitig_4588_quiver_3216, whole genome shotgun sequence, one genomic interval encodes:
- the LOC108900679 gene encoding sodium/glucose cotransporter 4-like isoform X1, with translation MAIFWPRANEQGAFWGLMTGLVVGLIRMVLEFSYVAPSCGQPGHRPAILADVHYLYFALILLGLTCLIIAAVSLATAPIPKEHLYRLTWWSRYSQEPRIDLTGPQMTSDPVNSNFSNDSDPLPASWWQRAALWLCGLTGPNSGPAPPGTENSELNSLQEDPLWRRVCNINALLLLALNVFLWGYLA, from the exons GGTGCATTCTGGGGTCTGATGACTGGCCTAGTGGTGGGACTGATCCGCATGGTTCTGGAGTTCTCCTATGTAGCTCCTTCCTGTGGTCAGCCTGGTCACCGGCCTGCTATCCTGGCTGATGTCCACTACCTGTACTTTGCTCTCATCCTGTTGGGTCTCACCTGCCTTATCATTGCTGCCGTCAGCTTGGCCACTGCCCCAATACCCAAAGAACAT CTGTACAGGCTGACCTGGTGGTCCAGATATAGCCAGGAGCCTAGGATCGACCTCACAGGTCCCCAGATGACTTCTGACCCAGTGAACTCTAACTTCAGCAATGACTCTGATCCTTTGCCAGCTTCCTGGTGGCAGAGAGctgctctgtggctctgtggtcTGACTGGTCCGAACTCTGGCCCCGCACCTCCAGGAACtgaaaacagtgagctgaattCCTTGCAGGAGGACCCCCTCTGGCGAAGAGTCTGCAACATTAACGCTCTGCTGCTACTGGCTCTTAATGTGTTTCTCTGGGGATACTTGGCTTAA